A genomic segment from Lutzomyia longipalpis isolate SR_M1_2022 chromosome 3, ASM2433408v1 encodes:
- the LOC129791698 gene encoding LOW QUALITY PROTEIN: solute carrier family 41 member 1-like (The sequence of the model RefSeq protein was modified relative to this genomic sequence to represent the inferred CDS: substituted 1 base at 1 genomic stop codon), whose protein sequence is MAPNVVDPPKNIEDRDIIPSFSRSQSSVDENNLDKVESGSETKLIPVEEEWWQTTLQVLVPFMIAGVGTIGAGVVFGIVEQWEVFQNVSELFIMVPALIGLKGNLDMCLASRLSTQANLGNMHNFKIMMSMVVGNICLVQIQAIVASFIVALFAIGVNAAINGTFSIEHSVMIVAASMFTATSSCLVLGNPXFCLIFDVVLTTVILVAKRYGFNPDNLATPLAASIGDLVSLSLLSAIASLLYQNLETKLWINYIIIAFYIIVLPLWLLVVLRNRFTRHVLKSGWVPVISALFISGLGGLVLDAAVEDHRGFVVFQPIINGIGGNLVSVQASRMATKLHQTTELGIMPAFARIFEWPHRALFKGVPYAKTARILIAMSIPGQTVFIFVADAIHKSASTLDAAFVFTYLTANIIQITLLLFVAHIIIHAMWRWKIDPDNSSIPYLTALGDLSGSSLLLVAFIFLDSIGRPYDPHD, encoded by the exons ATGGCTCCTAACGTAGTTG ATCCACCGAAGAATATTGAGGACAGGGACATCATCCCATCCTTCAGTCGCAGCCAGAGTTCAGTGGATGAGAACAATCTTGATAAAGTTGAGAGTGGCAGTGAAACGAAGTTGATTCCCGTTGAGGAAGAATGGTGGCAGACAACCCTTCAAGTGCTCGTGCCCTTCATGATCGCCGGAGTGGGGACCATTGGGGCAGGAGTTGTGTTTGGAATAGTTGAA CAATGGGAGGTTTTCCAGAATGTTTCGGAGCTTTTCATCATGGTACCCGCTCTGATTGGGCTTAAGGGCAATTTGGACATGTGCCTCGCATCTCGACTTTCCACGCAAGCGAATCTCGGCAATATGCACAATTTTAAGATTATGATGTCCATGGTTGTTGGCAACATCTGCCTGGTGCAGATTCAGGCCATCGTGGCATCCTTCATTGTTGCTCTTTTTGCCATTGGTGTCAATGCCGCCATCAATGGAACCTTCTCTATTGAGCATTCAGTGATGATTGTAGCAGCTAGTATGTTTACGGCAACATCCTCCTGCTTAGTCTTAGGTAA TCCTTGATTCTGCTTAATCTTTGACGTCGTCCTTACAACAGTGATCCTTGTGGCTAAACGCTATGGGTTCAACCCAGACAACCTAGCCACACCCTTGGCTGCTTCCATCGGAGATTTGGTCTCCCTCTCCCTCCTGTCAGCCATTGCATCGCTCCTCTATCAGAATCTGGAGACAAAGCTCTGGATTAACTACATCATCATTGCATTTTACATAATAGTTCTGCCGCTCTGGCTTCTTGTTGTGCTCCGCAACAGATTTACAAGGCACGTCCTAAAGAGCGGCTGGGTACCAGTAATTTCAGCTCTCTTCATCAGTGG TTTGGGTGGATTGGTGTTGGATGCCGCTGTGGAGGACCATCGGGGATTCGTGGTGTTCCAGCCAATTATTAATGGAATCGGCGGGAACCTCGTGTCCGTTCAGGCGAGCAGAATGGCAACGAAATTGCACCAAACCACCGAATTGGGCATCATGCCAGCATTTGCGAGAATCTTCGAGTGGCCACATCGTGCCCTATTCAAGGGAG TGCCTTATGCTAAAACAGCCCGGATTTTGATTGCCATGTCAATTCCCGGACAGACTGTCTTTATATTCGTGGCAGATGCCATCCATAAGTCAGCCTCGACGCTCGATGCTGCCTTTGTCTTCACATACCTGACAGCCAACATCATTCAG attACGCTGCTCCTGTTTGTGGCGCACATAATTATCCATGCTATGTGGAGGTGGAAGATTGATCCGGATAATTCGTCAATACCCTACTTAACAGCCCTTGGTGATTTGAGTGGTTCCAGCCTCCTTCTTGTTGCCTTCATTTTTCTAGACAGCATTGGACGCCCATACGATCCACACGATTag